From a single Herpetosiphon gulosus genomic region:
- a CDS encoding extracellular solute-binding protein, with translation MKLRSFRVLFVLNLLIALILTACGEATPTTNPTDAPAAAATTAAEIVATATTADSQPTTAPAANTASLPAVITMPEQIAGGRPVEITVVGMPPESQPTTLATWKEQVARFQQVYPNVTIIGSDYAYAPDTFAALVAGNQVPTLFEVYLTDVTKVVEQEIATDLTSVFSASKLDGLFNPNILAIASKDGKIYGIPRFAYAMGLGYNIDMLKAAGFDTPPTSWQELATMAKTLTNRDTNVAGFSFITDGGNATGWQVTTMAYTFGAKQADLVKTNSDGTYSAGFATGAPVDTLNYIKELRWNYDVLPRENLDWARNGEALATDRAALVVMAGDQFNWIRTTFPDVDLKKFGFAPLPVGPNAKSVSLVGGNIAMVNATADDDQKEAAAYFRLWTQFDPAEIQIGYDLSAKDPQYVIGAPVLPLYVGDYQTALDTLQAKYANLPVENYQLFRDAVTSGKVALELEPAIAGQEYYGAMGAVVSSILTDQAIDPAANVTEAATVFQHNVLDQLK, from the coding sequence ATGAAACTTCGATCATTTCGCGTGTTGTTTGTGCTCAACCTGCTGATCGCGTTGATCTTGACGGCTTGTGGTGAAGCAACCCCTACAACCAACCCAACCGACGCGCCTGCTGCCGCAGCAACCACCGCCGCCGAAATCGTAGCAACCGCAACTACCGCAGATAGCCAACCAACCACTGCTCCTGCTGCGAACACTGCCAGCTTACCCGCAGTGATCACCATGCCTGAGCAAATTGCTGGCGGTCGGCCAGTTGAAATCACCGTCGTTGGCATGCCACCCGAATCGCAGCCAACCACCTTGGCAACCTGGAAAGAGCAAGTCGCTCGCTTCCAACAGGTTTATCCCAATGTAACGATCATTGGCAGCGATTATGCCTATGCCCCCGATACCTTCGCTGCGTTGGTGGCTGGTAACCAAGTACCAACCCTGTTTGAAGTCTATTTGACCGATGTAACCAAAGTTGTTGAGCAAGAAATTGCCACTGATTTGACCAGCGTGTTCAGCGCTAGCAAACTCGATGGCTTGTTCAATCCCAATATTTTGGCAATCGCCTCAAAAGATGGCAAAATCTATGGGATTCCCCGCTTTGCCTATGCGATGGGCTTGGGCTATAACATCGACATGCTCAAAGCTGCTGGCTTCGATACTCCTCCAACCAGTTGGCAAGAATTGGCCACTATGGCCAAAACCTTGACCAATCGCGATACCAACGTAGCTGGTTTCTCGTTTATCACCGATGGCGGTAATGCCACTGGCTGGCAAGTAACCACCATGGCCTATACCTTCGGCGCAAAACAAGCCGATTTAGTCAAAACTAATAGCGATGGCACCTATAGCGCAGGTTTTGCAACTGGCGCTCCAGTCGATACCCTAAACTACATCAAAGAATTGCGCTGGAACTACGATGTGTTGCCACGCGAAAACCTCGACTGGGCACGCAATGGCGAAGCCTTGGCAACCGACCGCGCCGCCTTGGTGGTGATGGCGGGCGACCAATTTAATTGGATACGCACCACCTTCCCCGATGTTGATCTGAAGAAATTTGGCTTTGCGCCATTGCCAGTTGGCCCAAATGCCAAGAGCGTTTCGTTGGTTGGTGGCAATATCGCCATGGTCAATGCGACCGCCGATGACGATCAAAAAGAAGCTGCGGCCTACTTCCGCCTCTGGACCCAATTCGACCCCGCCGAAATTCAAATTGGCTACGATTTGAGCGCCAAAGATCCGCAATATGTGATCGGCGCACCAGTTTTGCCGTTGTACGTTGGCGATTATCAAACGGCGCTCGATACGCTGCAAGCCAAATATGCCAACCTACCCGTTGAAAACTACCAACTCTTCCGCGATGCTGTGACCTCAGGCAAGGTTGCTTTGGAGCTTGAGCCAGCGATTGCCGGCCAAGAATACTATGGCGCAATGGGCGCGGTTGTCAGCAGCATTCTGACTGACCAAGCCATTGATCCAGCCGCTAATGTGACCGAGGCTGCAACCGTCTTCCAACATAATGTACTTGACCAACTGAAATAA
- a CDS encoding carbohydrate ABC transporter permease: MSSSMGIMSEVESRSRRGTILRVVLGIMLALFSCGLLFPFIFTFTAGLKTSSEIYQPGLNLWPEVAHWENYREAWTRFNLPRMFLNTFAITLGGVVSQLTVCSMAAYSLSRLKPIGQKVIMTMLFVSMAIPAIAYIIPLYTTLVKLPLLNISLLNSYWGLWLPYAANAFTIIVLKNFFEQIPQDIYDAAMVDGASPIRIFWSITLPLARPILLTLAVLTFISLWKDFLLPLLVLRDAKLQPVTVRLFALVKDFPKNLQMAASFTAMVPQLIAALLLQRFIKGGLTIGGSKG, translated from the coding sequence ATGAGTTCAAGCATGGGCATTATGTCCGAGGTCGAGTCGCGATCACGGCGTGGCACAATTTTGCGGGTTGTTTTAGGGATTATGCTGGCACTATTTAGCTGTGGCTTGCTCTTCCCATTTATTTTCACCTTCACGGCTGGACTCAAAACCAGCAGCGAAATTTATCAACCAGGCCTGAATTTGTGGCCTGAAGTCGCTCACTGGGAGAATTATCGCGAGGCATGGACTCGTTTCAATCTGCCACGCATGTTTCTCAACACCTTTGCCATTACCCTAGGCGGGGTGGTTAGTCAACTGACGGTCTGTTCGATGGCGGCCTATAGCCTTTCGCGGCTCAAGCCAATTGGCCAAAAAGTGATTATGACAATGTTGTTTGTGAGTATGGCAATTCCAGCGATTGCCTATATCATTCCGTTATACACCACTTTGGTCAAATTGCCGTTGCTCAATATTAGTTTGCTGAACAGCTATTGGGGTTTGTGGCTACCCTATGCCGCCAATGCCTTCACAATCATCGTGCTCAAGAACTTCTTCGAGCAAATTCCCCAAGATATTTATGATGCAGCGATGGTTGATGGAGCTTCGCCAATTCGGATTTTTTGGAGCATTACCTTGCCATTGGCACGGCCAATTCTGCTGACCTTAGCAGTTTTGACCTTTATTAGTCTCTGGAAAGATTTCTTGTTACCATTGTTGGTATTACGCGATGCCAAATTGCAACCAGTGACGGTACGCCTGTTCGCCTTGGTCAAGGATTTTCCCAAGAACTTGCAAATGGCGGCCTCGTTCACCGCGATGGTTCCACAGTTGATCGCGGCGCTGTTACTGCAACGCTTTATCAAAGGCGGCTTGACAATTGGTGGGAGCAAAGGCTAG
- a CDS encoding sugar ABC transporter permease — MKVAQSKLIAATSTERLRPRIQWRNQFYAYLFLLPALLIFLYFTWYPMVTAVIYSFQKVKLNGNSTWVGFDNYQRMFNNPLFYTAWRNVFHFTILSLLMGFVVPIIIALMINELRRLGGLYSVVAYLPTLIPATIGLLVWRQLYAPEGGFLNNILAKFGIAPQLWLQNPDLVKPAMIVIMTWAGVGGTILIYLAALREIPQELYEAAQLDGFSVLDRIIYIALPLISSRMLMLLMLQVIAVVQVFSEPFLLTEGGPANSTVTPVLESYRIAFARNDFGLASAWSVSLLVVLSLFSVVYVWLSMRQPKHAD; from the coding sequence ATGAAGGTTGCTCAATCGAAGCTGATTGCAGCCACAAGCACTGAGCGGCTGCGGCCACGGATTCAGTGGCGCAATCAATTCTATGCTTATCTGTTTCTCTTGCCAGCCCTACTGATTTTTCTCTATTTCACTTGGTATCCGATGGTTACGGCGGTAATATATAGTTTCCAAAAAGTTAAGCTCAACGGCAATTCAACCTGGGTTGGCTTTGATAATTACCAGCGGATGTTTAATAACCCGCTGTTTTATACTGCTTGGCGCAATGTGTTTCACTTTACAATTTTGAGTTTGTTGATGGGCTTTGTGGTGCCAATTATTATCGCCCTGATGATCAACGAATTACGCCGTTTGGGTGGTTTGTATAGTGTGGTGGCCTATCTACCAACCTTGATTCCAGCGACAATTGGCTTGTTGGTTTGGCGGCAGTTGTACGCGCCTGAAGGTGGTTTTCTAAATAATATTTTGGCAAAATTTGGGATCGCGCCGCAACTTTGGCTGCAAAACCCCGATTTGGTCAAGCCTGCCATGATTGTGATTATGACTTGGGCTGGGGTTGGCGGCACAATCTTAATCTACCTCGCGGCCTTGCGTGAAATTCCCCAAGAACTGTACGAAGCGGCCCAGCTCGATGGCTTTTCGGTGCTTGATCGGATTATTTACATCGCCCTGCCTTTGATTTCCTCGCGCATGCTGATGTTGCTGATGTTGCAAGTAATTGCGGTGGTACAAGTTTTCTCCGAGCCATTTTTATTAACCGAAGGCGGCCCAGCCAATAGCACGGTTACGCCTGTGCTTGAAAGCTACCGCATCGCCTTTGCTCGCAACGATTTTGGCCTCGCCTCGGCTTGGAGCGTTTCGCTGTTGGTCGTGCTTTCGCTGTTTTCGGTGGTGTATGTTTGGCTCTCGATGCGCCAACCAAAGCATGCCGATTAA
- a CDS encoding glycoside hydrolase family 31 protein, whose product MPILAQSLNVLQSYDHGAQNLLLDYGGAKVAISMLTETIIRVRLAPDGRFAKRRSWAVVTPEHAFTPVDTTLSETEHGLVLRTAELTLKIERNSGQISFYTSDDQPFCGDAEGFSWSAQHSSITCRKQLHPQEYFYGFGERSGQLNQRGLTRTNWTTDQHRYGPGTDPLYIAIPSFLALRQGLAYGVFLNNTWHSRFDLGVEDPAAWSMTVDGGELDYYLCFGPTPAKVLQGFARLLGTTPLPPRWALGYHQSRWGYNSAEQICQIAQAFRQRQLPCDVIHLDIDHMDGYRDFTWNPQCFANPAAMVQDLAEQQIRLVNIVDPGVKIDSEYAVYQSGLEHNSFIRRANGEIFHGYVWPDDSVFPDFSRPEVRTWWASMQRRLIEIGISGIWNDMNEPTVFTMPFSQGGSTPQPIELDAIQGPADERTTHAEMHNLYGLGMAQAAYAGILEVTNQRPFVLTRSGYAGIQRWSACWMGDNASRWEHLELAISQLVNMGLSGVPFVGTDIGGFFDNASPELFARWMQFGILMPFCRGHSHTDTAPHEPWQFGAEVEAICREYLQLRYQLLPYLYTLFWQSSQDGGPILRPLLYEFSNDPATYQLHDQVMLGSALLAAPIYQPGKTQRHVYLPAGQWYDWWTNELIEGPTHLLAQAPLERMPLYVRAGTILPLGSASSQHTGQVAESLSLECYPGNGSFSLYEDDGLSFDYQQGQSAVINYQISHDQQTLTIRSGWREGDFTPAPRNIQLRIHGISAASAATFAGANYDPAQRVATLSLATDEHLDLQMQLD is encoded by the coding sequence ATGCCCATTCTTGCGCAATCGTTAAATGTGTTGCAATCGTATGATCACGGTGCACAAAACTTGCTGCTCGATTATGGTGGTGCAAAAGTTGCCATCAGTATGCTGACCGAGACGATTATCCGGGTGCGTTTGGCTCCTGATGGTCGTTTTGCCAAGCGCCGTTCGTGGGCGGTGGTTACGCCCGAGCACGCTTTTACTCCGGTTGATACGACGCTCAGTGAAACCGAGCATGGTTTGGTGCTGCGCACCGCCGAGCTGACGCTGAAAATTGAACGTAACTCTGGCCAGATTAGCTTTTATACCAGTGACGATCAGCCGTTTTGCGGCGATGCCGAAGGATTCAGCTGGTCGGCGCAGCATAGCTCAATCACTTGCCGTAAGCAATTGCACCCCCAAGAATATTTCTATGGTTTTGGCGAACGCTCAGGCCAACTTAACCAACGTGGCCTAACCCGCACCAACTGGACAACCGATCAACATCGCTATGGACCTGGTACTGATCCCTTGTATATTGCGATTCCTAGTTTTCTGGCGTTGCGCCAAGGCTTGGCTTATGGGGTATTTTTGAATAATACTTGGCATAGCCGTTTTGATCTTGGGGTAGAAGATCCTGCGGCTTGGAGTATGACGGTCGATGGCGGCGAGCTTGATTATTACCTCTGTTTTGGGCCAACTCCTGCCAAAGTTTTGCAAGGCTTTGCCCGTTTGCTTGGCACAACGCCGTTGCCGCCCCGCTGGGCCTTAGGCTACCATCAAAGCCGTTGGGGCTACAACTCGGCTGAACAAATTTGCCAAATTGCCCAAGCATTTCGCCAACGCCAACTCCCCTGCGATGTGATTCACCTTGATATTGACCATATGGATGGCTATCGCGATTTTACGTGGAATCCGCAGTGCTTCGCTAATCCGGCGGCAATGGTGCAGGATTTAGCTGAGCAACAGATTCGCTTGGTCAATATTGTCGATCCTGGAGTTAAAATCGACTCTGAGTATGCGGTTTATCAATCGGGGCTAGAGCACAACAGCTTTATTCGACGGGCCAATGGCGAGATTTTTCATGGCTATGTTTGGCCCGATGATTCAGTCTTCCCTGATTTTAGCCGCCCCGAGGTACGCACTTGGTGGGCAAGCATGCAACGCCGTCTGATTGAGATTGGCATCAGTGGCATTTGGAATGATATGAACGAGCCGACGGTCTTTACCATGCCATTTAGCCAAGGTGGTAGCACGCCTCAGCCCATTGAGCTTGATGCAATTCAAGGCCCAGCCGACGAGCGCACGACTCACGCCGAAATGCATAATCTATATGGCTTGGGCATGGCTCAGGCTGCCTATGCTGGCATTCTCGAGGTTACAAACCAACGCCCATTTGTGCTGACTCGCTCGGGCTATGCTGGAATTCAACGTTGGAGTGCTTGCTGGATGGGCGATAATGCCTCGCGCTGGGAGCATTTGGAACTGGCAATTTCACAATTGGTCAATATGGGGCTTTCGGGCGTGCCATTTGTTGGCACCGATATCGGTGGCTTTTTCGATAACGCCAGCCCTGAATTATTTGCCCGCTGGATGCAATTTGGCATTTTGATGCCCTTCTGTCGCGGTCACTCGCACACTGATACCGCGCCGCATGAGCCTTGGCAATTTGGCGCTGAAGTCGAGGCAATTTGTCGCGAATATTTGCAGTTGCGCTATCAATTATTGCCCTATTTGTATACACTCTTTTGGCAAAGTTCGCAGGATGGTGGGCCAATTCTGCGGCCATTGCTCTACGAATTTTCCAACGATCCTGCTACCTATCAATTGCATGATCAAGTAATGCTTGGGTCGGCCCTCTTGGCGGCTCCGATCTATCAGCCCGGCAAAACCCAGCGCCATGTCTATTTGCCAGCTGGCCAGTGGTACGATTGGTGGACGAATGAGTTAATCGAAGGCCCAACCCATTTACTAGCCCAAGCACCGCTTGAACGCATGCCCTTGTACGTTCGGGCTGGCACAATCTTGCCGCTTGGCTCGGCCAGTAGCCAACATACAGGCCAAGTCGCCGAGAGCCTGAGCTTGGAATGCTATCCGGGCAATGGTTCGTTTAGCTTGTACGAAGACGATGGCTTGAGTTTCGATTATCAACAAGGCCAATCGGCGGTGATTAATTATCAAATCAGCCATGATCAACAAACCTTGACGATTCGCAGTGGTTGGCGCGAGGGTGATTTCACCCCTGCCCCACGCAATATTCAACTCCGCATTCATGGTATCAGCGCCGCGAGTGCGGCCACGTTTGCTGGTGCAAACTATGATCCTGCTCAGCGGGTAGCAACCCTAAGCCTTGCAACCGATGAGCATTTGGATTTACAAATGCAACTTGATTAA
- a CDS encoding LacI family DNA-binding transcriptional regulator, with product MSNLKQLAELTELPMLTVYQALDGVSHITPAVREQVSAAAAKLNYSLNITIRDVAALAGVSIGTVSHVLNGSTRTKSTTRQRVLQAITELNYRPNSIARGLKSNHTRLIGYGWHKTEDPSRPNALLDRFLYEMAQAAEAWGYHILTFAQPHPASTKPYAELMQIGRIDGLVLSDISYNDPRINYLLKTDLPFVSFGRANSDWNFPAVDVDSKLGMKLAVEHLIARGHEQIGLLCWPEGMRIGDERLQGYYAAFEAAGLSIDQRSIRHIPNAVDAAFAATQELLNQQPRITALACANDVMAFGAKRYLDLAGLQVGVDLALTGYDDSPIAELLELTSVRQPIDMVAAKVIELLIGEIEATPIARQQIVLEPTLIVRASSRKQR from the coding sequence ATGTCGAATCTTAAACAACTTGCCGAACTTACCGAACTGCCGATGTTGACGGTCTATCAGGCGCTTGATGGAGTTTCACACATCACGCCAGCAGTCCGTGAACAGGTGTCTGCCGCTGCCGCCAAGCTTAACTATAGCCTCAACATTACAATTCGCGATGTTGCGGCGCTGGCTGGGGTTTCAATTGGCACGGTTTCGCATGTGCTCAATGGCAGCACCCGCACCAAATCAACCACCCGCCAACGGGTCTTGCAAGCAATCACCGAGTTGAATTATCGCCCCAACAGCATTGCGCGTGGCTTGAAATCCAACCATACGCGCTTGATTGGCTATGGTTGGCATAAAACCGAAGATCCCAGCCGCCCCAATGCCCTGCTTGATCGCTTTTTATATGAGATGGCACAGGCTGCCGAGGCTTGGGGCTATCATATTTTGACCTTTGCCCAGCCGCACCCTGCCAGCACCAAGCCCTATGCTGAACTGATGCAAATTGGGCGGATCGATGGCTTGGTGCTAAGCGATATTAGCTACAACGATCCACGAATTAACTATCTGCTCAAAACCGACTTGCCATTTGTAAGCTTTGGCCGCGCCAACAGCGATTGGAATTTCCCTGCGGTTGATGTTGATAGCAAGCTGGGCATGAAATTGGCGGTTGAGCACTTGATTGCCCGGGGCCATGAGCAAATTGGCTTATTGTGCTGGCCCGAAGGCATGCGCATCGGCGATGAGCGCTTGCAGGGCTATTATGCAGCTTTCGAGGCAGCAGGATTAAGCATTGATCAACGCAGCATTCGGCATATTCCCAATGCAGTTGATGCAGCATTTGCGGCGACCCAAGAACTGCTCAATCAACAGCCACGGATTACGGCGCTAGCTTGTGCCAACGATGTGATGGCCTTTGGAGCCAAACGCTACCTCGATTTGGCAGGCTTACAAGTCGGGGTGGATTTAGCCTTGACTGGCTATGATGATTCACCGATTGCCGAATTGCTAGAACTGACCTCGGTACGTCAGCCAATTGATATGGTCGCGGCCAAAGTGATCGAGCTATTAATTGGCGAGATTGAAGCTACACCAATTGCCCGCCAACAGATTGTGCTTGAGCCAACCCTAATTGTGCGAGCCAGCAGCCGCAAACAGCGTTAA